The Streptomyces sp. GSL17-111 region GTGGACGTCCTCCTGCGCGAGTACCCCGCCCTGCGCCTGACCGACGGGCGGCACACCTGGCAGCCCTCGCTGCTCAACCGCGCCCTGACGGCCCTGCCCGTCCGCTACTGACCAACGGCCGCCGCACGGCGGCCCGACGAAGGGTTCGACATGGCGAACACACTGACGGCGGCGGGCTCCCGCCTGGGCGCACCCGCCCGCTCGCCGTCGTTCCGCCTGCTGTGGCTGGGGCAGTCCCTGTCCCTGCTCGGCGACGGATTCAGCTACATCGCCTTCTCCTGGATCACCCTGAGCCTCACCGGCTCCACGCTCGCGCTCGGCTACGTGCTCGCCTGCCAGGCGATCCCGCGCGCCCTGCTGACGCTCGTGGGCGGCTCGCTCAGCGACAAGTGGTCCTCCCGCACGCTCATGCGGTTCTCCAGCTACGCCCGTGCCGTCCTGATGGTGGCGGTCGGCCTGGCCGGGCTGGGCGGGGCGCTCAACGTCTGGCTCCTGTGCGGCGCCGCCGCCGCGTTCGGGGCCGTGGACGCCTTCTTCCAGCCCGCGCGGGCCTCCATCCTGCCGTCCGTGGTCGAGAAGGACCTGCTGCCCTCGGCCAACGCGCTGCTCGGCGTCGGCATCAAGGTCTCCTCGGTGCTCGGCCCGGCGGTCGGCGGCATCGTGGTGGCCGTCACGAACGCACCCGTGGCCTTCCTCGTCGACGGGGTGTGCTTCGCCCTGTGCGGCCTGTGCGTGTCGCGCGTCCGCACCCTGCCCCCGAAGGAACCCGCCGAGGCCGGGGACCCCGAACCGTCGGCGGCGGACGCGGCGGGCGCGGTGAAGGACCGGGACGCGGACGGCACGGAACCGGTCGCCCCGGCACCGGACGGCGACAACTCCCTCATGGCCCGCATCCGGGCCGGCCTGCGCTACGCCTGGGAGGACCCGCGCATCCGCACCATCCTCGTCGTCGACGCGGCGGTCACGTTCTGCCAGGCCGGTCCGTTCACCGTCGGCTTCGCCACCCTCGCCAAGACCGGCCTGGAGGGCGGCTCGACGACCCTCGGCCTCCTCAACGGCGCGCTCGCGGCGGGCGCCATGCTCGGCACGCTCGTCGGCGGCGCGCTGAGCAGCAGACCGCGCGTCGGGCTGCTGATCGCCGCCCTGGCGGGCTGGCTCGCCGTCGGCATGGGCACGCTCGGCCTGGTCGACAGCACGGTGGCGGCCCTGATCACCGTCCTCACCATG contains the following coding sequences:
- a CDS encoding MFS transporter; this translates as MANTLTAAGSRLGAPARSPSFRLLWLGQSLSLLGDGFSYIAFSWITLSLTGSTLALGYVLACQAIPRALLTLVGGSLSDKWSSRTLMRFSSYARAVLMVAVGLAGLGGALNVWLLCGAAAAFGAVDAFFQPARASILPSVVEKDLLPSANALLGVGIKVSSVLGPAVGGIVVAVTNAPVAFLVDGVCFALCGLCVSRVRTLPPKEPAEAGDPEPSAADAAGAVKDRDADGTEPVAPAPDGDNSLMARIRAGLRYAWEDPRIRTILVVDAAVTFCQAGPFTVGFATLAKTGLEGGSTTLGLLNGALAAGAMLGTLVGGALSSRPRVGLLIAALAGWLAVGMGTLGLVDSTVAALITVLTMGFGIGFQGVFGMSWIQRNIHGSVLSRVISVDMVIGYAVAPLSLVLCGSLARTGTDTLFAFSAVLLSLTALGVLSSRTVRGMR